Proteins found in one Roseovarius pelagicus genomic segment:
- a CDS encoding ABC transporter ATP-binding protein: MTANAIEIRGLRKTYAGRRGAPGKEALGGVDLDIPAGSVFGLLGPNGAGKSTLINILAGLVIKTAGRVNIWGFDQDVNPRQSRAAIGVMPQELNLDPFFTPRGALEVQAGLYGVPKSQRRSDEILRLIGLEDKAQAYARTLSGGMRRRLLLGKALVHAPHVLVLDEPTAGVDIELRQMLWENIRRLNAEGMTIILTTHYLEEAEEMCDQIAIINHGQVVARDSTANLLARLDARMMIIVPEGPTDTLPTGDGIEVTERPDGAIALTYHAGQTNAEAVLASVRDAGIRIRDVRTEQADLQDVFLELTRSR, encoded by the coding sequence ATGACCGCGAACGCGATTGAAATCCGGGGCCTGCGCAAGACCTATGCCGGGCGTCGTGGCGCGCCGGGCAAGGAGGCGCTGGGCGGCGTCGATCTGGATATTCCTGCCGGGTCGGTTTTCGGTCTGCTCGGACCGAATGGCGCGGGCAAATCGACGCTGATCAATATCCTTGCCGGGCTGGTGATCAAAACGGCGGGCAGGGTGAACATCTGGGGCTTTGATCAGGACGTCAATCCGCGCCAGAGCCGCGCTGCCATTGGCGTCATGCCGCAAGAGTTGAATCTGGATCCGTTCTTTACCCCCCGCGGCGCGCTGGAGGTGCAGGCGGGTCTGTACGGTGTGCCGAAATCGCAGCGTCGCAGCGACGAAATTCTGCGTCTGATCGGGCTGGAGGACAAGGCGCAGGCGTATGCGCGTACGCTGTCAGGCGGTATGCGGCGGCGGCTCTTGCTGGGCAAGGCGCTGGTCCATGCCCCGCATGTGCTGGTGCTGGACGAGCCGACGGCGGGGGTCGATATCGAACTGCGCCAGATGCTGTGGGAAAACATACGTCGGCTGAACGCCGAAGGCATGACCATCATCCTGACCACGCATTACCTCGAAGAGGCCGAGGAGATGTGCGACCAGATCGCGATTATCAATCATGGTCAGGTCGTCGCGCGCGACAGCACCGCAAATCTGCTGGCGCGGCTTGATGCGCGCATGATGATCATCGTGCCCGAAGGCCCAACCGATACACTGCCCACCGGTGACGGGATCGAGGTGACTGAGCGCCCTGACGGTGCGATTGCTCTGACCTATCACGCGGGCCAGACCAACGCCGAGGCGGTGCTGGCCAGTGTGCGTGATGCAGGTATCCGCATCCGCGACGTGCGCACCGAACAGGCCGACCTACAGGATGTATTTCTGGAACTGACGCGCAGCCGCTGA
- a CDS encoding zinc-finger domain-containing protein, whose protein sequence is MVTQAPETRIVDKYRVACDGSEGALGHPRVWLQIPTELGWVECPYCDCKIIHEDFKDKV, encoded by the coding sequence ATGGTAACGCAAGCCCCCGAAACGCGGATTGTGGACAAATACCGTGTCGCCTGTGACGGCAGTGAAGGTGCGTTGGGTCATCCGCGCGTCTGGCTTCAGATCCCGACCGAACTCGGCTGGGTCGAATGCCCCTATTGCGACTGCAAGATCATCCACGAAGATTTCAAGGACAAGGTCTAG
- the rpiB gene encoding ribose 5-phosphate isomerase B — MSSNTRVVLSSDHAGIVLRQAVADHVAAQGWEVVDIGPTSFESTHYPLHGAAAARRVASGECRLGIVVCGTGQGIMMAANKVAGVRCGVCSDTFSARMIREHNDANMLSLGARVVGEGLALEIVDAFLTAQFEGGRHATRVDMIEAPE; from the coding sequence ATGAGCAGCAACACCCGCGTCGTCCTGTCCAGTGATCACGCAGGCATCGTCCTGCGTCAGGCGGTGGCCGATCATGTTGCCGCGCAGGGCTGGGAGGTCGTCGATATCGGGCCGACCTCATTTGAAAGTACGCATTACCCTCTACACGGGGCGGCCGCGGCACGGCGTGTGGCCTCGGGCGAATGTCGGTTAGGCATTGTTGTATGCGGCACCGGGCAGGGCATTATGATGGCGGCCAACAAGGTGGCGGGCGTACGCTGCGGCGTGTGTTCAGATACGTTTTCGGCCCGGATGATCCGCGAACATAATGATGCCAACATGCTGTCACTGGGCGCGCGCGTTGTGGGCGAAGGGCTAGCACTAGAGATTGTGGACGCCTTTCTGACCGCCCAGTTCGAAGGCGGACGTCATGCGACACGTGTCGACATGATAGAAGCGCCCGAATAG
- the polA gene encoding DNA polymerase I — MSFGKGHHLHLIDGSAFIFRAYHALPPLTRKSDGLPIGAVAGFCNMLQRYIDDNAGPDAPTHVAVIFDKGSHTFRNDLYPEYKANREAMPEDLRPQMPLTRRATEAFNIACKEIEGYEADDIIATLSCQARDAGGRVTIISSDKDLMQLVGGGVEMLDAMKNKRIDVEGVEEKFGVGPDRVVDVQALAGDSVDNVPGAPGIGIKTAALLINEYGDLDTLLERAGEIKQPKRRETLIEKADQIRLSRQLVQLDCATPLDFGLDDLEVRDAEPDVLLAFLAEMEFRTLTKRVAEAMDAEPPVIADNPQQGAKEAAPEWPAIAPESYEKVTDMAALQVWIDRIMARGYVAVDTETTSLNEMQADLVGISLAVVPGQACYIPLSHKEGGADDLFGSDKLAEDQLGLEAVLAALKPLLEDASILKIGQNMKYDAKIFAGHGITVAPVDDTMLMSYALNAGLHNHGMDTLADRYLGHTPIPIKSLLGTGKSAITFDRVPVDEAVGYAAEDADITLRLWHTFKPMLHREAVTTVYETLERPLVPVLAQMERNGILVDRDVLSRMSNAFAQKMAGLEAEIHELAGRSFNVGSPKQLGEILFDEMALEGGKKGKTGAYATGADVLEDLATEHELPARVLDWRQLSKLKSTYTDALQDHIDPDTGRVHTSYVQTGASTGRLASTDPNLQNIPVRTEEGRRIREAFIAPEGRTLVSLDYSQIELRILAHVADIAALKDAFRDGQDIHAMTASEMFDVPMDEMTPEVRRRAKAINFGVIYGISGFGLARNLRIPRAEAQGFIDRYFERFPGIRTYMDATVEYAKEHGHVQTLFGRKIHTPEIAAKGPRAGFAKRAAINAPIQGTAADVIRRAMIRMPAAIAGLPCRMLLQVHDELLFEVDKGAVDDVIAAAREVMEGASDPAVRLDVPLIVDAGQGANWAEAH; from the coding sequence ATGTCATTCGGAAAAGGCCATCACCTGCACCTGATCGACGGCTCTGCCTTCATCTTTCGCGCGTATCATGCGTTGCCGCCGCTGACGCGCAAATCGGACGGGCTGCCCATCGGCGCGGTCGCCGGGTTCTGCAACATGCTGCAACGCTACATTGATGATAATGCGGGGCCGGATGCGCCAACACATGTGGCAGTGATCTTTGATAAGGGCAGTCACACGTTCCGCAATGACCTTTATCCCGAGTACAAGGCCAACCGCGAGGCAATGCCAGAGGATCTGCGCCCGCAGATGCCGCTGACGCGGCGCGCGACAGAAGCGTTCAACATCGCCTGCAAGGAAATCGAAGGTTATGAGGCAGACGACATCATCGCAACGCTCAGCTGTCAGGCGCGTGACGCCGGCGGGCGGGTGACGATCATCAGCTCGGACAAGGATCTGATGCAGTTGGTTGGCGGCGGCGTCGAGATGCTGGATGCGATGAAGAACAAGCGCATTGATGTGGAGGGCGTCGAAGAAAAGTTTGGCGTTGGCCCCGACCGGGTGGTGGACGTGCAGGCGCTGGCCGGCGATTCGGTCGATAACGTTCCCGGTGCGCCGGGGATCGGGATCAAGACCGCCGCATTGCTGATCAACGAATACGGCGATCTGGACACGTTGCTGGAACGCGCAGGCGAGATCAAACAGCCAAAGCGCCGCGAGACGCTGATCGAGAAGGCCGACCAGATCCGGCTGTCGCGCCAATTGGTGCAGTTGGATTGTGCCACGCCGCTGGATTTCGGGCTCGACGATCTGGAAGTGCGCGACGCGGAGCCGGATGTATTGCTGGCATTTCTGGCCGAGATGGAATTTCGGACGCTGACCAAGCGTGTCGCCGAAGCGATGGACGCAGAACCGCCGGTTATTGCCGACAACCCACAGCAAGGGGCGAAAGAGGCCGCACCCGAATGGCCCGCGATTGCGCCTGAGAGCTATGAAAAGGTTACCGATATGGCCGCGTTACAGGTCTGGATCGACCGGATTATGGCGCGTGGATATGTGGCGGTGGATACCGAGACGACGTCACTCAATGAAATGCAGGCCGATCTGGTCGGAATCAGTCTGGCCGTGGTGCCGGGACAGGCCTGTTACATCCCGTTGTCTCACAAGGAGGGCGGGGCGGATGATCTCTTTGGCTCGGACAAGCTGGCTGAGGACCAGCTAGGTCTGGAGGCCGTGCTGGCGGCACTGAAGCCGCTGCTGGAGGATGCCAGCATCCTCAAGATCGGCCAGAACATGAAATACGACGCCAAGATTTTTGCCGGTCACGGGATCACTGTTGCCCCCGTCGACGACACGATGTTGATGTCTTATGCGCTGAATGCCGGGTTGCACAATCATGGCATGGACACCCTTGCAGATCGCTATCTGGGACATACGCCCATCCCGATCAAATCACTGCTGGGCACCGGTAAATCCGCGATCACCTTTGACCGTGTACCAGTGGACGAGGCGGTGGGTTACGCTGCCGAGGATGCCGACATCACCTTGCGCCTGTGGCACACGTTCAAACCGATGCTGCACCGCGAAGCGGTCACAACTGTCTATGAAACGCTAGAGCGCCCGCTGGTGCCGGTGCTGGCCCAGATGGAGCGCAACGGAATACTGGTGGATCGCGACGTTCTCAGCCGGATGTCCAATGCCTTTGCCCAGAAAATGGCAGGGCTGGAGGCCGAGATACACGAGCTGGCCGGTCGCAGTTTCAACGTCGGATCACCCAAGCAACTGGGGGAAATCCTGTTCGACGAAATGGCGCTGGAAGGCGGCAAAAAGGGCAAAACCGGCGCCTATGCCACTGGTGCGGACGTGCTGGAGGATCTCGCGACCGAGCATGAGTTGCCCGCACGGGTGCTGGACTGGCGACAGTTGAGCAAGCTGAAATCGACCTACACAGACGCGTTGCAGGATCATATCGACCCGGACACTGGGCGCGTGCACACGTCCTATGTCCAGACCGGGGCCAGCACCGGACGGCTGGCATCGACCGATCCCAACTTGCAAAACATTCCGGTGCGCACCGAGGAAGGACGCCGTATTCGCGAGGCGTTCATCGCCCCCGAAGGGCGCACACTGGTCAGTCTCGACTACAGCCAGATCGAGCTGCGCATTCTGGCGCATGTGGCCGATATTGCCGCGCTCAAGGATGCTTTCCGCGACGGTCAGGACATTCACGCCATGACCGCATCAGAGATGTTCGACGTGCCGATGGACGAAATGACACCAGAGGTGCGGCGTCGCGCCAAGGCGATCAACTTTGGCGTCATCTACGGGATTTCCGGCTTTGGCCTTGCGCGAAATCTGCGGATTCCACGGGCCGAGGCGCAGGGGTTCATCGACCGGTATTTCGAGCGGTTCCCCGGTATCCGGACCTATATGGACGCGACGGTGGAATACGCCAAGGAACACGGCCATGTGCAGACCCTCTTTGGCCGCAAGATCCACACGCCCGAGATTGCCGCCAAAGGGCCGCGCGCCGGGTTCGCCAAACGCGCCGCGATCAACGCGCCGATCCAAGGCACCGCTGCCGATGTTATACGCCGTGCAATGATCCGCATGCCTGCCGCGATTGCGGGATTGCCCTGCCGTATGCTGCTACAAGTGCATGACGAATTGCTGTTCGAGGTCGACAAGGGCGCCGTGGACGACGTGATTGCCGCCGCGCGCGAAGTCATGGAGGGAGCATCTGACCCTGCTGTGCGTCTGGATGTGCCGCTGATCGTTGATGCCGGACAAGGAGCCAACTGGGCCGAGGCACACTAG
- a CDS encoding CaiB/BaiF CoA transferase family protein, translating to MQDLKGLTVVSVEHAVAAPFASRKLADAGARVIKVERPEGDFARGYDSLVAGQSSYFVWLNGGKESIALDLKSDADKAILRRMIAAADIVIQNLGPGVMERLGFGLDDLCAEFPALIGCSISGYGRTGPRARQKAYDLLIQAESGLSGITGTPHGPARVGTSVVDITAGMTAYTAILEALIGRGLTGRGRHIEVSMYQVMAEWLNVPYLQHRYGGKTPAREGLRHPTIAPYGLFTCGDGQELLISIQNDREWAALMRAFGVPEYISADGFATNDDRVANRPAVDALVQDLLGGQSREETAALLDTVRIAYGRLSSMQDLVEHPQSRFADIPLTGGPVAMLASGAAVAGEAVADYGPVPALDQHGAVLRREFG from the coding sequence ATGCAGGATCTCAAGGGTCTGACAGTCGTATCGGTCGAACATGCGGTGGCGGCACCATTTGCCTCGCGTAAACTGGCTGATGCGGGCGCGCGGGTGATCAAGGTGGAGCGGCCCGAGGGCGATTTCGCCCGAGGCTACGATTCGCTTGTCGCCGGGCAAAGCTCATATTTCGTGTGGCTGAATGGCGGTAAGGAATCGATTGCGCTGGACCTGAAATCAGACGCGGACAAGGCGATATTGCGCCGGATGATTGCGGCCGCGGATATCGTGATTCAGAACCTCGGCCCCGGCGTGATGGAGCGGCTGGGATTCGGGCTGGATGATCTATGTGCTGAATTCCCTGCGTTGATCGGGTGCTCTATCTCGGGCTACGGTCGGACCGGGCCGCGCGCCCGGCAAAAGGCGTATGATCTGCTGATTCAGGCCGAAAGCGGTTTATCAGGTATTACCGGAACGCCGCACGGTCCGGCGCGTGTCGGAACATCTGTTGTCGATATTACCGCTGGCATGACGGCATACACCGCTATCCTGGAGGCGCTCATCGGGCGTGGCCTGACGGGCAGGGGGCGGCATATCGAAGTATCAATGTATCAAGTGATGGCCGAGTGGCTGAACGTGCCCTACTTACAGCACCGATACGGTGGCAAGACGCCAGCCCGCGAGGGGCTGCGCCATCCCACGATTGCCCCCTACGGGCTGTTCACCTGCGGCGATGGACAGGAATTGCTGATCTCCATCCAGAACGATCGCGAATGGGCAGCCTTGATGCGTGCGTTTGGCGTCCCCGAATATATTTCGGCGGACGGGTTCGCCACCAATGACGACCGCGTGGCCAACCGCCCCGCCGTGGATGCTCTGGTGCAGGACTTGCTGGGCGGCCAGAGCCGCGAAGAGACGGCAGCCCTGCTCGATACTGTGCGGATCGCCTACGGGCGGTTGTCCAGTATGCAGGATCTGGTTGAACACCCGCAAAGCCGTTTTGCAGATATCCCGTTGACGGGCGGACCAGTGGCGATGCTGGCCTCGGGTGCCGCCGTGGCAGGAGAGGCCGTTGCAGATTACGGGCCAGTCCCCGCGTTGGATCAGCACGGCGCAGTACTCCGGCGCGAATTCGGATGA
- a CDS encoding LysR family transcriptional regulator: protein MDSRQLKHFRKIIEHGSMSAAARSLGIAQPSLSQLVRTLEGTLGVELLMRSARGVLATEAGEQLYHYACRIETLLEDARSDVVNVGSRPAGRVTFGMPPSISMALSIPMAETLRVEMPDIQFCATEAMSGHLREWVMSGEIDLAILYDNAGLGDCVSELLLTEELWVYSAPEDWPFGTPPGAPVDLRDVIAQDLVLPSRRHGLRTFIDQAARSEQAEPYVTIEMDSLPQILSLVARGSAYTIISPAAVFEMVNEGKLIGSPIQNPRLSRKLYLVRSASARITAASRATEACCREVVGDLVTRGFWQAQLPQVE, encoded by the coding sequence ATGGATTCACGGCAGCTGAAACATTTTCGCAAAATTATCGAACACGGATCGATGAGCGCCGCCGCGCGCAGTCTGGGGATCGCGCAGCCCTCTTTGTCGCAACTGGTCCGCACCCTTGAGGGCACACTGGGTGTTGAACTGCTGATGCGCTCGGCCCGTGGTGTTCTGGCGACTGAGGCGGGTGAACAGCTATATCACTATGCTTGCCGCATCGAGACGCTGCTGGAGGATGCGCGCAGCGACGTAGTCAACGTTGGTTCGCGCCCCGCGGGACGGGTCACATTCGGTATGCCGCCATCAATCTCGATGGCATTGTCGATCCCGATGGCCGAAACCCTGCGCGTGGAAATGCCCGACATCCAGTTCTGTGCGACCGAGGCGATGAGCGGGCATTTGCGCGAATGGGTGATGAGCGGCGAAATTGACCTGGCGATCCTTTACGACAATGCCGGGCTGGGTGATTGCGTCTCCGAACTCCTGCTGACCGAAGAGTTGTGGGTTTATTCCGCACCCGAGGACTGGCCGTTCGGGACACCACCGGGCGCACCGGTCGACCTACGCGACGTGATCGCGCAGGATCTGGTGCTGCCATCCCGGCGTCATGGGCTGCGCACGTTCATTGATCAGGCGGCGCGCAGTGAACAGGCCGAGCCCTATGTCACCATTGAGATGGATTCATTGCCGCAAATCCTGTCGTTGGTCGCGCGGGGCAGTGCCTATACGATCATTTCGCCCGCCGCCGTGTTCGAGATGGTCAACGAGGGCAAGCTGATCGGAAGCCCGATCCAGAATCCACGCCTGAGCCGCAAGCTATATCTCGTGCGATCCGCCTCTGCCCGGATCACTGCCGCCAGTCGCGCGACAGAGGCGTGCTGCCGCGAGGTGGTCGGTGATCTGGTCACGCGCGGGTTCTGGCAGGCGCAGCTACCACAGGTGGAATAG
- a CDS encoding FAS1-like dehydratase domain-containing protein: protein MTIQTGKLTDDVRAECEAAIGRTRVVADSMAPEPAAKMAVLMGCAAPDLALPPMWHWIYFNIGIAAEHQGRDLHEETGRFLPAAPFPRRMWAAGDVTVHEPLRIGMPAERRSKVTDVTFKEGKSGAMCFVTITHKISQDDALAIEEKQTVVYRDRGAPDPGLRGPGDPVPDGYMLHTESQLYFYSAVTHNGHRIHWDRDFCRVEEGYPDLVVHGPLMATRLCMQMHEGSYPYRFRFRAQAPVFLTTPVRYLPGEAGTPREGRIERSDGVTSMSGTLTTP, encoded by the coding sequence ATGACGATCCAAACCGGCAAACTAACCGATGATGTGCGCGCCGAGTGCGAGGCTGCCATCGGCCGCACCCGCGTCGTTGCTGACAGCATGGCACCTGAACCGGCTGCGAAAATGGCGGTGCTGATGGGATGCGCCGCCCCCGATCTGGCGCTGCCGCCGATGTGGCACTGGATCTATTTCAACATCGGAATCGCAGCCGAACATCAGGGCCGCGATCTGCACGAGGAAACCGGGCGTTTCCTGCCCGCCGCACCCTTTCCGCGCCGGATGTGGGCCGCTGGGGACGTCACGGTGCATGAACCGCTGAGGATCGGCATGCCCGCCGAGCGGCGCAGCAAAGTGACCGATGTGACATTCAAAGAGGGTAAATCGGGGGCGATGTGCTTTGTCACGATCACGCACAAGATCAGTCAGGACGACGCGCTGGCCATCGAGGAAAAACAGACTGTCGTTTACCGGGATCGCGGGGCACCCGATCCGGGTCTGCGTGGTCCGGGTGATCCGGTGCCCGATGGGTATATGCTTCACACCGAAAGCCAGCTCTACTTTTATTCCGCCGTCACCCATAACGGCCATCGCATTCACTGGGACCGCGACTTTTGCAGGGTCGAAGAAGGCTATCCCGACCTCGTGGTGCATGGCCCGCTGATGGCAACCAGGTTGTGCATGCAGATGCACGAGGGCAGCTATCCCTACCGTTTCAGGTTCCGGGCGCAAGCGCCGGTATTCCTGACGACGCCAGTGCGGTACCTGCCGGGCGAGGCGGGAACCCCGCGCGAGGGTCGCATCGAACGGTCTGATGGTGTCACGTCAATGAGCGGAACACTGACGACGCCTTGA
- a CDS encoding polysaccharide biosynthesis/export family protein, producing the protein MPALLRLLAILGMSVLLAACSLPRGAALQSEILTEKDAPDPTFAVVPVTRAAMVQIKSWPMTGWAGGYHWLKAGRGPDSAIIRTGDTLDIYVWDADENSLLIGTGGRNTALPKMTVSATGEIFMPYVGKVLVRGLTPDQARDRIQERLADISASAQVQLNVASGRNNAVDLVSGVGSPGRYTLENRDTGILSVLAQGGGIDSDLRHPLVRLIRGSHTYEIRAERLLATASANALVRGGDQITVVEDTRSFNALGAAGSERVIYFEKDRMTAMEALSEMGGLADTRADPKGVLVLRDYHAKQVANGVHGPTRSQVVFTIDLTSADGLFAARQFQIHPGDTIIATESPVTNVRTILGLIGSAVGITRVVDDW; encoded by the coding sequence GTGCCTGCGCTCCTGCGATTGCTTGCCATTCTTGGTATGAGCGTGCTGTTGGCCGCATGCAGTCTGCCGCGCGGGGCAGCCCTTCAATCGGAGATATTAACGGAAAAGGACGCGCCGGACCCCACCTTTGCCGTGGTGCCTGTCACCCGTGCCGCGATGGTGCAAATCAAGTCATGGCCGATGACCGGATGGGCGGGTGGCTATCACTGGCTCAAGGCAGGGCGTGGCCCTGATTCCGCGATCATCCGTACCGGCGATACGCTGGATATCTATGTCTGGGACGCGGACGAAAATTCGCTTCTGATCGGGACCGGGGGCCGGAACACGGCGCTGCCCAAGATGACGGTTTCCGCAACGGGTGAGATTTTTATGCCCTATGTGGGCAAAGTTCTTGTGCGCGGTCTGACGCCCGATCAGGCGCGCGATCGCATACAGGAACGGCTGGCTGATATATCGGCCTCTGCGCAGGTGCAGTTGAACGTGGCATCGGGGCGCAACAATGCCGTCGATCTGGTCAGTGGTGTGGGTTCGCCAGGACGCTACACGCTGGAAAACCGTGATACCGGCATCCTCAGCGTTCTGGCGCAGGGCGGCGGGATCGACAGCGATCTACGGCATCCTCTGGTGCGCCTGATTCGAGGCTCGCACACCTATGAAATTCGCGCCGAACGATTGCTGGCCACGGCATCGGCCAATGCGCTGGTGCGCGGCGGCGATCAGATTACGGTGGTCGAGGATACCCGCAGTTTCAATGCGCTGGGTGCGGCGGGCAGTGAACGAGTGATCTACTTTGAAAAAGACCGGATGACCGCGATGGAGGCGCTCTCGGAGATGGGCGGGCTGGCCGATACGCGGGCCGATCCCAAGGGCGTGCTGGTGCTGCGTGATTATCACGCGAAACAGGTTGCCAACGGCGTTCACGGGCCGACGCGGTCACAGGTCGTCTTTACCATCGACCTCACCAGCGCCGATGGCCTCTTTGCGGCGCGGCAGTTCCAGATACATCCCGGTGACACGATTATTGCGACGGAATCGCCGGTAACCAACGTGCGCACCATCCTTGGTCTGATCGGCAGCGCCGTGGGTATCACGCGGGTCGTGGACGACTGGTAA
- a CDS encoding flavin monoamine oxidase family protein — MTDAPITAFGPDFTFAFDDWITHPDGLGQVPADQHGQEVAVIGAGMAGVVTAYELMKLGLKPVIYESGKFGGRLRSETFEGTEDVIAELGGMRFPISSTGFYHYVDKLGVQSRPFPNPLSAAAGSTVIDLEGKPLYAESLDDLPALFREVADAYDQALEDGARFSDLQAAIGRRDANAVKEIWNPIVKGWDERSFYDFVAQSDAFRKLSFRHREVFGQVGFGTGGWDSDFPNSMLEILRVNALRLDDDQRYMVGGVESVPRGLWSHAPERIVHWPQGTTLEKLHSGAPLPGVVRIHRDGEGDFEVTDRWGRTKRYGAVVATCQSWLLTTAMDVDERLLSQDMWMALDRTRYMQSSKTFVMVDRPFWRDRDPQTNRETMSVTLTDRMTRGTYLFENGPDKPAVICLTYSWMSDALKMAPLPVEQRVDLALAALSKIYPGVDIGRHIIGNPITVSWENDPNFLGAFKGALPGHYRYNHRMYGHFMQDDMPAEQRGLFLAGDGISWTPAWVEGAVQTALNAVWGVMHHFGGQSHPSNPGPGEAYPQMGPIDLGD, encoded by the coding sequence ATGACCGACGCGCCCATCACCGCCTTTGGCCCGGATTTCACGTTCGCCTTTGACGACTGGATCACCCACCCAGACGGTCTGGGGCAGGTCCCCGCAGATCAGCATGGTCAGGAAGTCGCGGTTATCGGAGCAGGCATGGCCGGGGTGGTGACAGCCTATGAACTGATGAAGCTGGGGCTGAAGCCGGTGATCTACGAATCCGGCAAATTCGGCGGTCGTCTGCGGTCCGAAACGTTCGAGGGCACAGAGGACGTGATCGCCGAATTGGGCGGTATGCGCTTTCCGATCTCGTCCACGGGATTTTATCACTACGTGGACAAGCTTGGCGTACAGTCACGTCCGTTTCCCAACCCGCTGAGCGCGGCGGCGGGGTCGACCGTGATCGACCTTGAGGGCAAGCCGCTTTATGCTGAAAGTCTGGATGATCTGCCGGCCCTCTTTCGCGAAGTGGCCGACGCCTACGATCAGGCGCTGGAGGACGGCGCGCGTTTCTCGGACCTTCAGGCGGCGATCGGGCGGCGTGATGCAAATGCCGTCAAAGAAATCTGGAATCCGATCGTCAAAGGCTGGGATGAGCGCAGCTTTTACGATTTTGTCGCCCAATCCGATGCGTTCAGGAAACTGAGCTTTCGTCACCGTGAAGTATTCGGTCAGGTGGGCTTTGGCACTGGTGGCTGGGACAGCGACTTTCCCAACTCGATGCTGGAAATCCTGCGGGTGAACGCGCTGCGTCTGGACGACGATCAACGCTATATGGTCGGTGGGGTAGAAAGCGTACCGCGCGGGCTGTGGTCGCATGCGCCGGAACGTATCGTGCACTGGCCGCAGGGCACCACGCTGGAGAAACTCCACAGCGGCGCGCCGCTGCCGGGTGTCGTGCGCATCCATCGTGACGGAGAGGGTGATTTCGAGGTCACCGATCGCTGGGGTCGCACAAAACGCTATGGCGCTGTCGTCGCTACCTGCCAAAGCTGGCTGCTGACCACGGCGATGGATGTGGATGAACGTCTGCTGAGTCAGGACATGTGGATGGCGCTGGATCGTACCCGCTACATGCAATCGTCCAAAACCTTTGTGATGGTCGACCGCCCGTTCTGGCGCGACCGCGATCCGCAGACGAACCGCGAGACTATGAGCGTCACACTGACCGACCGGATGACGCGGGGGACGTATCTGTTCGAGAATGGCCCGGACAAGCCTGCCGTGATCTGCCTGACTTATTCGTGGATGTCGGACGCGCTGAAAATGGCGCCTTTGCCGGTCGAACAGCGGGTTGATCTGGCACTGGCTGCCCTGTCGAAAATCTATCCGGGGGTCGATATCGGCAGGCACATTATCGGCAATCCGATCACCGTGAGTTGGGAAAATGACCCGAATTTCCTTGGGGCTTTCAAGGGCGCGCTGCCCGGTCACTATCGCTATAATCACCGGATGTACGGCCATTTCATGCAAGATGACATGCCAGCCGAACAGCGCGGCCTTTTCCTCGCCGGGGATGGGATCAGCTGGACGCCGGCATGGGTCGAGGGCGCGGTACAGACAGCCCTGAATGCAGTCTGGGGCGTGATGCACCACTTTGGCGGGCAGTCCCACCCCAGCAATCCGGGGCCGGGCGAGGCTTATCCACAGATGGGTCCGATTGATCTGGGCGATTGA